From Tiliqua scincoides isolate rTilSci1 chromosome 2, rTilSci1.hap2, whole genome shotgun sequence, the proteins below share one genomic window:
- the SLC25A51 gene encoding mitochondrial nicotinamide adenine dinucleotide transporter SLC25A51 — protein sequence MMDSKDLVLKKSKTDQIGNRIVNVDSAKHYFCGYCAAITNVTITFPIQKALFRQQLYGVRTRDAVRQLQHDGIRNLYRGILPPLMQKSTTLALMFGLYEDLSSLLLGHMSAPEILTRSLAAVLAGTTEAVMTPFERVQTLLQDYKHHDKFTNTFQAFRVLREHGAREYYRGLVPILLRNGPSNALFFGLRGPIKQCLPEATTYSTHLINDFICGGLLGAMLGFLFFPLNVVKARMQSQIGGEFQSFSKVFMKIWQERDRKVTHLFRGAHLNYHRSLISWGIINATYEFLLKLL from the coding sequence ATGATGGATTCAAAAGACCTTGTCCTTAAAAAGTCAAAGACTGACCAAATTGGTAACCGCATTGTAAACGTTGATTCAGCCAAACATTATTTTTGTGGCTATTGTGCGGCCATTACCAATGTCACAATCACCTTCCCTATCCAGAAAGCCCTCTTTCGGCAGCAATTATATGGCGTACGTACCAGGGATGCAGTTCGTCAGCTGCAGCACGATGGAATCAGGAATTTGTACCGTGGTATTCTTCCTCCATTGATGCAGAAGAGCACAACTCTGGCATTAATGTTTGGTCTGTATGAGGACTTATCTTCTCTACTCCTCGGGCATATGAGTGCACCTGAAATTTTGACCCGGAGCTTGGCAGCTGTGCTTGCTGGGACCACAGAAGCAGTTATGACCCCATTTGAGCGTGTCCAGACACTTCTTCAGGACTACAAGCATCATGACAAATTTACAAACACCTTCCAAGCTTTCAGAGTTCTTCGGGAGCATGGGGCCAGGGAATACTATCGGGGCTTGGTGCCAATCCTGCTTCGAAATGGTCCCAGCAATGCACTTTTCTTTGGTCTGAGAGGACCTATCAAGCAGTGCTTGCCTGAAGCAACAACTTACAGTACTCACTTGATCAATGATTTTATCTGTGGTGGGTTACTAGGTGCAATGCTGGgatttctcttcttcccactgaaTGTTGTAAAAGCTCGCATGCAGTCACAAATAGGTGGAGAATTCCAGTCTTTCTCCAAGGTCTTCATGAAGATTTGGCAGGAGCGCGACAGAAAAGTGACACATCTCTTCCGAGGAGCCCATCTGAATTATCATCGGTCCCTGATATCCTGGGGCATAATCAATGCAACCTATGAATTCTTGCTCAAACTATTGTGA